gacaattgataatttataccGATTAGATTATTTACACATATATTCAGATTAGATTATAAAAGATTACTTGAATTCCTATTAATAACTGATTATCTTAGTTAAAAATTAAGATAAATGCTTACTTTAGTATGGGGGAAGTTTTCCCGCTTGTTAACGATTAACGATGGCAAGGAAAGATTAGGGTCGTTAAAGCACGCATGATTGGCCAATTAAAACATTACTTCACTTACTACTTATCCAAATTGGGAACCGATTTATGACCTTTATTGAAAGAGATTCGGCACAGTATTTGGGGTGAAATAACAGTATTGGTGCAGTGATTGGATTCACGGTGCAGTGATTGGATTCACGGTGCAGTGATTGGATTCACGGTGCAGTGATTGGATTCACGGTGCAGTGATTGGATTCACGGTGCAGTGATTGGATTCACGGTGCAGTGATTGGATTCCCGCTGCAATGATTAGATTCACGCTGCAGTGAATGGATTAGCGGTGCAGTGATTGGATTCCCGCTGCAATGATTAGATTCACGGTGCAGTGATTGGATTCACGCTGCTGTGATTGGATTCACGCTGCAGTGATTGGATTCACGCTGCAGTGATTGGATTCAAGCTGCAGTGATTGGATTAGCGGTGCAGTGATTGGATTCCCGCTGCAATGATTAGATTCACGGTGCAGTGATTGTATTCACGCTGCAGTGATTGGATTCACGTAGCAGTGATTGGATTCACGTAGCAGTGATTGGATTCACGCTGCAGTGATTGGATTCACGTAGCAGTGattggattcacgaagcagtgattGGATTTACGTTGCAGTGATTGTATTCAAGCTGCAGTGATTAAATTCACGCTGCAGTGATTGGATTCACGCTGTATAGTGTTTGTTTTGGATTAAGATGAGGGTGGATTAAGATGAGGGCGGATTAAGATGAGGGCGGATTAAGATGAGGGTGGATTAAGATGAGGGTAGATTAAGATGAGGGCGGATTAAGATGAGGGTGGATTAAGATGAGGGTAGATTAAGATGAGGGCGGATTAAGATGAGGGCGGATTAAGATGAGGGTAGATTAAGATGAGGGCGGATTAAGATGAGGGTAGATTAAGATGAGGGTAGATTAAGATGAGGGTAGATTAAGATGAGGGTAGATTAAGATGAGGGCGGATTAAAATGAGGGTGGATTAAGATGAGGGTAGATTAAGATGAGGGCGGATTAAGATGAGGGTAGATTAAGATGAGGGTAGATTAAGATGAGGGCGGAAGAGTGATGAGTCCCTGTCCATAATAACTCGTCCTCACTACTCTTATTATgagctacctacctaccttgaggctaccttgaggtgcttccagggcttagtgtccccgcggcccggtcgtcgaccaggcctcctggttgctggactgatcaaccaggctgttagacgcggctgctcgcagcctgacgtatgagtcacagcctggttgatcaggtctcTTTAAAGCTTTTCTTGTTGTTTTGTTTAtaaatcaggggccagattcacgaagcagttacgcaagcacttacgaacgtgtacatctttcctcaatctttcaaGATGGCAGGCGATAGCCTAAGAAAAGTAAGCAAGTCTAAACGTCTCAAAAGTAAGCGATTGTAAACAATGATATAACGAAGGGAAGACACGAGagaaaagtaaacaaaaaaaatatatattcaaatatCAACGAAATAAGATAATAGTTTCCTAAAACTCGCAAGTGGGAACCCATTTCAGGCTCGGATGGGGGACCCATTTCAGGTTCGGAATGGGGAACCCATTTCAGGTTCGGAGATGGGGGACCCATTTCAGGTTCGGAAGGGGGAACCCATTTCAGGTTGGGAGATGGGGAACCCATTTACGGCTCGGATGGGGGACCCATTTCAGGTTCGGAATGGGGAACCCATTTCAGGTTCGGAGATGGGGGACCCATTTCAGGTTCGGAAGGGGGAACCCATTTCAGGTTGGGAGATGGGGAACCCATTTCAGGCTCGGATGGGGGACCCATTTCAGGTTCGGAATGGGGAACCCATTTCAGGTTCGGAGATGGGGGACCCATTTCAGGTTCGGAAGGGGGAACCCATTTCAGGTTGGGAGATGGGGAACCCATTTCAGGCTCGGATGGGGGACCCATTTCAGGTTCGGAATGGGGAACCCATTTCAGGTTCGGAGATGGGGGACCCATTTCAGGTTCGGAAGGGGGAACCCATTTCAGGTTCGGAGATGGGGGACCCATTTCAGGTTCGGAAGGGGGAACCCATTTCAGGTTCGGAGACGGGGAACCCATTTCAGGTTCGGAGATGGGGGAACCCATTTCAGGTTCGGAGATGGGGGAACCCATTTCAGGTTCGGAGATGGGGGAACCCATTTCAGGTTCGGAGATGGGGGAACCCATTTCAGGTTCGGAGATGGGGGAACCCATTTCAGGTTCGGAGATGGGGAACCCATTTCAGATTCGGAGATGGGGAACCCATTTCAGGTTCGGAGATGGGGAACCCATTTCAGGTTCGGAGATGGGGAACCCATTTCAGGTTCGGAGATGGGGAACCCATTTCAGGTTCGGAAGGGGGAACCCATTTCAGGTTCGGAGATGGGGGAACCCATTTCAGGTTCGGAGATGGGTGACCCATTTCAGACTCGGAGATGGGGAACCCATTTCAGATTCGGAGATGGGGAACCCATTTCAGGTTCGGAGATGGGGAACCCATTTCAGGTTCGGAGATGGGGAACCCATTTCAGATGCGGAGATGGGGAACCCATTTCAGATTCGGAGATGGGTGACCCATTTCAGATTCGGAGATTGGGAACCCATTTCAGATTCGGAGATGGGGAACTTATTTCAGGTTCAGGGAAGGGGGAACCCATTTCAGATTCGGAGATGGGGAACCCATTTCAGATTCGGAGATGGGGAACCCATTTCAGATTCGGAGACGGGGAACCCATTTCAGGTTCGGAAGGGGGAACCCATTTCAGGTTCGGAGATGGGGAACCCATTTCAGGTTCGGAGATGGGGAACCCATTTCAGGTTCGGAGATGGGGAACCCATTTCAGGTTCAGAGATGGGGAACCCATTTCAGGTTCGGAGATGGGGAACCCATTTCAGGTTCGGAGATGGGGAACCCATTTCAGGTTCGGAGATGGGGGAACCCATTTCAGGTTCGGAGATGGGGGAACCCATTTCAGGTTCGGAGATGGGGGAACCCATTTCAGGTTCGGAGATGTGGAACCCATTTCAGGTTCGGAGATGGGGAACCCATTTCAGGTTCGGAGATGGGGAACCCATTTCAGATTCGGAGATGAGGAACCCATTTCAGATTCGGAGATGGGGAACCCATTTCAGATTCGGAGATGGGGAACCCATTTCAGATTCGAAGATGGGGAACCCATTTCAGATTCGGAGATGGGGAACCCATTTCAGATTCGGAGATGGGGAACCCATTTCAGATTCGGAGATGGGGAACCCATTTCAGATTCGGAGATGGGGAACCCATTTCAAATTCGGAGATGGGGAACCCATTTCAGATTCGGAGATGGGGAACCCATTTCAGGTTCGGAGATGGGGAACCCATTTCAGGTTCGGAGATGGGGAACCCATTTCAGGTTCGGAGATGGGGAACCCATTTCAGGTTCGGAGATGGGGAACCCATTTCAGGTTCGGAGATGGGGGAACCCATTTCAGGTTCGGAGATGGGGGAACCCATTTCAGGTTCGGAGATGGGGGAACCCATTTCAGGTTCGGAGATGTGGAACCCATTTCAGGTTCGGAGATGGGGAACCCATTTCAGGTTCGGAGATGGGGAACCCATTTCAGATTCGGAGATGAGGAACCCATTTCAGATTCGGAGATGGGGAACCCATTTCAGATTCGGAGATGGGGAACCCATTTCAGATTCGAAGATGGGGAACCCATTTCAGATTCGGAGATGGGGAACCCATTTCAGATTCGGAGATGGGGAACCCATTTCAGATTCGGAGATGGGGAACCCATTTCAGATTCGGAGATGGGGAACCCATTTCAAATTCGGAGATGGGGAACCCATTTCAGATTCGGAGATGGGGAACCCATTTCAGGTTCGGAGATGGGGAACCCATTTCAGGTTCGGAGATGGGGAATCCATTTCAGGTTCGGAGATGGGGAACCCATTTCAGGTTCGGAGATGGGGAACCCATTTCAGGTTCGGAGATGGGGAACCCATTTCAGGTTCGGAGATGGGGAACCCATTTCAGGTTCGGAGATGGGGAACCCATTTCAGGTTCGGAGATGGGGAACACATTTCAGGTTCGGAAGGGGGAACCCATTTCAGGTTCGGAGATGGGGAACCCATTTCAGGTTCGGAGATGGGTGACCCATTTCAGATTCGGAGATGGGGAACCCATTTCAGATTCGGAGATGGGGAACCCATTTCAGATTCCGAGATGGGGAACCCATTTCAGATTCGGAGATGGGGAACCCATTTCAGATTCGGAGATGGGGAACCCATTTCAGATTCGGAGATGGGGAACCCATTTCAGATTCGGAGATGGGGAACCCATTTCAGATTCGGAGATGGGGAACCCATTTCAGATTCGGAGATGGGGAACCCATTTCAGATTCGGAGATGGGGGAACCCATTTAAGGTTCGGAGATGGGGGAACCCATTTCAGGTTCAGGGAAGGGGGAACCCATTTCAGGTT
This DNA window, taken from Procambarus clarkii isolate CNS0578487 chromosome 76, FALCON_Pclarkii_2.0, whole genome shotgun sequence, encodes the following:
- the LOC138357245 gene encoding proline-rich protein 2-like; protein product: MGSPISEPEMGSPISEPEMGSPISEPEMGSPISEPEMGSPISEPEMGSPSPNLKWVPPSEPEMGPPSPNLKWVPPSEPEMGPPSPNLKWVPHSEPEMGPPSEPEMGSPSPNLKWVPPSEPEMGPPSPNLKWVPHSEPEMGPPSEPEMGSPSPNLKWVPPSEPEMGPPSPNLKWVPHSEPEMGPPSEP